One Podarcis muralis chromosome Z, rPodMur119.hap1.1, whole genome shotgun sequence DNA segment encodes these proteins:
- the LOC144326211 gene encoding E3 ubiquitin-protein ligase RNF183-like, with amino-acid sequence MVECGICYEAYKEASSGQVPKLLWCCHSLCLACLRKLVCQNTAFSFVVCPFCRMVTLVPEAGLQALRNDEALLREIAPQREWKLEDREELGDSKDSPGALDLPLSDSVLTLDMELNYRTGSPIFTVSGIVPVYPATGFHSGPGFRSWFHVQEVQNPVLVELPHRASSRDSEAPASVENLRLCFAVTIILLIVSVFFALVFFK; translated from the coding sequence ATGGTAGAATGCGGGATTTGCTACGAGGCCTACAAGGAGGCTTCGAGTGGGCAAGTGCCAAAGTTGCTATGGTGCTGCCACTCGCTCTGCCTAGCCTGCCTGAGGAAACTGGTTTGCCAGAACACGGCCTTCTCCTTCGTGGTCTGCCCATTTTGCCGCATGGTGACCCTTGTGCCGGAAGCGGGGCTCCAGGCCTTGAGGAACGATGAAGCCCTTCTGCGTGAGATAGCTCCCCAGAGAGAGTGGAAGTTGGAGGACAGAGAGGAACTGGGAGACAGCAAAGACTCCCCGGGTGCCTTGGACCTGCCTCTCAGTGACTCAGTCCTGACTCTGGACATGGAGTTAAACTACCGGACCGGCTCTCCTATCTTCACTGTCAGTGGCATTGTGCCGGTGTATCCAGCAACGGGTTTCCATTCAGGACCGGGCTTCCGGAGTTGGTTCCATGTGCAAGAAGTGCAGAACCCTGTCTTGGTAGAGCTTCCCCACAGAGCCTCCTCCCGAGACTCTGAGGCTCCTGCGTCTGTGGAGAACCTGAGGCTTTGCTTCGCCGTGACCATCATTCTCCTCATTGTCTCAGTCTTCTTTGCGCTGGTCTTCTTCAAGTAG